Proteins encoded within one genomic window of Corynebacterium aurimucosum:
- a CDS encoding DUF1707 SHOCT-like domain-containing protein, producing the protein MTNPFSMRLSDAERTDAVNDLAQALGEGRLTMDEFEERTDAVMQATTRRELADVFMDIPTKASSELKIYSQGEVARAYQSTRKPRLATALVGSLGLFFGSIASFAALSGVTAALTGTGLLFLIPALWIMLYVAKVGPESWHRPSPRQIERQRMRELKAAGAEERAQMRALEQAQWAERRRQASEITGDAMNLAKRKLEQWNQK; encoded by the coding sequence GTGACTAATCCTTTCAGCATGCGGCTTTCCGACGCCGAACGGACCGACGCCGTCAATGACCTCGCCCAGGCGTTGGGTGAAGGTCGCCTCACCATGGATGAGTTTGAGGAGCGCACCGACGCGGTGATGCAGGCAACGACCCGCCGCGAACTGGCAGATGTCTTCATGGATATCCCCACCAAGGCCAGCAGCGAGCTCAAGATCTACTCCCAAGGTGAGGTCGCCCGCGCCTACCAATCAACCCGGAAACCCCGCTTGGCCACCGCGTTGGTTGGCTCGCTAGGGCTCTTTTTCGGCTCGATTGCATCCTTCGCTGCTCTGTCCGGCGTCACCGCCGCACTCACCGGCACCGGATTGCTCTTCCTCATCCCCGCGTTGTGGATCATGCTCTACGTGGCCAAGGTGGGGCCGGAGTCCTGGCACCGTCCGTCGCCGCGACAGATCGAGCGCCAGCGCATGCGCGAGCTGAAAGCCGCCGGCGCTGAAGAACGCGCGCAGATGCGGGCGTTGGAGCAGGCGCAGTGGGCGGAGAGGCGTCGCCAAGCAAGTGAAATTACTGGGGATGCGATGAATCTGGCCAAACGCAAGCTGGAACAGTGGAACCAGAAGTAA
- a CDS encoding YibE/F family protein, with amino-acid sequence MTNLSPWRTGLLGFLAITALATLAGLFILRPTSALTEHTSPDFSTTYALNHPQVEGTVETVDNHLCSDPHTGRAFDEAPLIPTEGDDTSCSRALIDLTSGADAGRKTQLVFYGVASDPTLHPGDEVILTVSSDGTYAFADFQRNGNLALWAIIAALVIVGFAAWHGLRALVGLVISLAIVFFYLIPSLIEGHSALPLALVTCAAILFLAVPLVHGVNWKSASALGGALVALALSGALGWASISSTALTGSSSEDNLKLLLYMPGVSVVGVLLCGFIIGALGSLNDIAVAQASTVRELHAADPAAGPGALFLSAMKVGRDHIASMVYTIVLTYTGAALPLLMLITAAQRPALQILSSDLVATEVLRSLLGAMALTLAVPLTTVIAAFTVPEGRDQAPRRSSQPRAKHRR; translated from the coding sequence ATGACTAACCTCAGCCCGTGGCGCACGGGGCTCCTAGGATTTCTTGCCATCACGGCCCTCGCAACCCTCGCGGGACTATTCATCCTCCGCCCCACCAGCGCGCTCACTGAGCACACCAGCCCGGACTTTTCCACCACCTACGCCCTCAATCATCCACAAGTCGAAGGCACCGTCGAGACCGTGGATAACCACCTGTGCTCCGATCCCCACACGGGCCGCGCCTTCGATGAGGCCCCGCTCATCCCCACCGAGGGCGACGACACCTCCTGCTCCCGCGCCCTCATTGACCTGACCTCCGGCGCAGACGCAGGCCGCAAGACGCAGCTCGTATTCTATGGCGTGGCCAGTGACCCGACCCTCCACCCCGGTGACGAGGTAATTCTGACAGTTTCCAGCGACGGCACCTATGCCTTCGCTGATTTCCAGCGCAATGGAAACCTTGCGTTGTGGGCTATCATCGCGGCCCTTGTCATCGTCGGCTTCGCCGCTTGGCACGGACTGCGCGCATTGGTGGGCCTTGTAATCAGCTTGGCAATCGTCTTCTTCTACCTCATCCCCTCTCTCATTGAGGGCCATTCGGCGCTGCCACTAGCCCTCGTGACCTGCGCGGCCATCCTTTTCCTCGCCGTTCCTCTCGTGCACGGCGTGAACTGGAAATCAGCCTCCGCCCTGGGAGGCGCATTGGTGGCGCTAGCGTTGTCGGGGGCGTTGGGGTGGGCGTCGATAAGCAGCACCGCGTTAACAGGCTCGAGCTCGGAGGATAACCTCAAGTTGCTGCTCTACATGCCTGGGGTTTCCGTGGTGGGCGTGCTGCTGTGCGGGTTCATCATCGGTGCGCTCGGCAGCCTCAACGACATCGCGGTGGCGCAGGCCTCCACCGTGCGCGAGCTCCACGCCGCCGACCCCGCAGCCGGGCCCGGCGCGCTTTTCCTGTCAGCCATGAAGGTGGGCCGCGACCATATCGCTTCCATGGTGTATACCATCGTGCTGACCTATACCGGCGCGGCCCTGCCCCTGCTCATGCTCATCACGGCGGCGCAGCGCCCAGCCCTGCAGATCCTCTCCAGTGACCTCGTCGCCACGGAGGTTCTGCGCTCCCTGCTGGGCGCGATGGCCTTGACACTTGCGGTACCGCTGACCACCGTGATTGCGGCGTTTACTGTGCCGGAAGGACGCGACCAAGCGCCTCGACGGTCCAGCCAGCCTCGCGCCAAGCATCGACGCTGA
- a CDS encoding cation:proton antiporter, with amino-acid sequence MHTDVTYVLASGESNYTDSLVSFAWIMAVALLAPLVSHALGKKMPAVALLIFFGMLIGPSMLGLAHEDPGIGMLKELGVGALFLLAGFEIDLAALKSKEAATGLSTWLICVVACGVGAYFLMDDIPSAIVMAIALTSTALGTITPMLKQDKLLGTRVGDSVVIHGAIGEVAPITAMALLLGTRSTWTTMLILLAFIAIAVTVAVMPFAITTLMPWFKDAFISGAGSTNQTIMRLIILMLAILMAVTAVFELDIVLGAFATGIILNRIIPDEFHKGLENRLDVVFYSMLIPVFFVVSGMAIDWNVIMDEPIKVLGIPLLILVTRGLPVFLRENLHQTGSNVETTRERIQVALYAATGLPIIVAVMTLAVDSGIVDSEIASIFIAGGALTVAIFPFLSGLVREKEPAKAED; translated from the coding sequence ATGCACACTGACGTGACCTACGTCCTCGCCTCGGGCGAAAGCAATTACACCGACTCGCTGGTGTCCTTCGCATGGATCATGGCGGTAGCGCTGCTAGCACCGTTGGTATCCCATGCCCTAGGCAAGAAGATGCCGGCCGTGGCGCTGCTTATTTTCTTCGGCATGCTCATCGGCCCTTCGATGTTGGGCTTGGCGCACGAAGACCCCGGCATTGGCATGCTCAAGGAGCTCGGCGTGGGCGCGCTGTTCCTCCTTGCGGGTTTCGAAATTGACCTCGCCGCCCTGAAATCGAAGGAAGCCGCCACAGGGCTATCCACGTGGCTCATCTGCGTGGTGGCGTGTGGCGTCGGCGCCTACTTCCTCATGGATGACATCCCCAGCGCCATCGTCATGGCCATCGCTTTGACGTCGACTGCTCTGGGCACCATCACCCCGATGCTCAAACAGGACAAACTCCTGGGCACTCGAGTGGGCGATTCCGTGGTCATCCACGGCGCGATCGGTGAGGTCGCGCCAATTACTGCAATGGCGCTCCTGTTGGGAACGCGCTCCACGTGGACAACGATGCTGATTCTTCTCGCCTTCATCGCAATCGCGGTCACCGTGGCCGTCATGCCCTTCGCCATTACCACCCTCATGCCGTGGTTCAAGGACGCCTTCATCTCCGGGGCGGGCTCCACCAACCAAACCATCATGCGTCTCATCATCCTGATGTTGGCCATCCTCATGGCAGTGACGGCGGTATTCGAACTCGACATCGTCCTGGGCGCCTTTGCAACGGGCATCATCCTCAACCGCATCATTCCCGATGAGTTCCATAAAGGCTTGGAAAACCGCCTCGACGTGGTTTTTTATTCCATGCTCATTCCCGTCTTCTTCGTGGTCTCCGGCATGGCGATTGACTGGAACGTCATCATGGACGAGCCCATCAAGGTCCTCGGCATCCCGCTGCTCATCCTGGTGACCCGCGGCCTGCCGGTGTTCCTACGCGAAAACCTTCACCAAACCGGCTCCAACGTCGAAACCACCCGCGAACGCATCCAGGTTGCCCTCTACGCGGCGACCGGCCTGCCCATTATCGTGGCGGTGATGACGCTAGCGGTGGATTCGGGCATCGTCGATTCTGAGATCGCCTCGATCTTCATCGCCGGCGGCGCGCTCACCGTTGCAATCTTCCCGTTCCTCTCCGGCCTTGTGCGCGAAAAGGAACCCGCAAAGGCAGAGGATTAA
- a CDS encoding pyridoxal phosphate-dependent aminotransferase has protein sequence MTQNRIFDQSTKLQGVAYDIRGEVSTEAERMELDGHSILKLNTGNPAVFGFDAPDVIMRDMIAALPTSQGYSTSKGIIPARRAIVTRYELEDFPSFDVNDVYLGNGVSELISMVTQALLDDGDEVLIPAPDYPLWTAATSLAGGTPVHYLCDEEDDWNPSIEDIRAKVTEKTKAIVVINPNNPTGAVYSRETLQKIVDVAREYNLLILADEIYDRILYDGAKHISIASLAPDLLTITFNGLSKAYRVAGYRAGWMVLTGPKSHARGFIEGLDLLAGTRLCPNVPAQHAIQVALGGRQSIYELTGEGGRLLKQRNIAYEKLNEIPGVSVVKPMGALYCFPRLDPEVYEIHDDSKLMLDILRAEKILMVQGTGFNWPTPDHFRVVTLPWASQLENAIERLGNFLVSYRQ, from the coding sequence ATGACTCAGAACCGGATTTTTGATCAATCCACCAAACTACAGGGCGTTGCCTACGATATTCGCGGCGAGGTTTCTACGGAGGCCGAGCGCATGGAGCTCGACGGGCACAGCATTCTGAAGCTCAACACCGGCAACCCGGCGGTGTTTGGTTTCGATGCGCCGGATGTCATCATGCGCGACATGATTGCGGCGCTACCGACCTCGCAGGGCTACTCCACGTCGAAGGGTATTATCCCGGCACGGCGCGCGATTGTAACCCGCTATGAGCTGGAGGATTTCCCCAGCTTCGACGTCAATGACGTGTACTTGGGCAACGGCGTGTCCGAGCTGATTTCGATGGTGACGCAGGCGCTGCTTGACGACGGCGATGAGGTTCTCATCCCCGCCCCTGACTACCCCCTGTGGACGGCGGCGACGTCGCTGGCGGGCGGCACGCCCGTGCACTATTTGTGCGATGAGGAGGACGATTGGAATCCCTCCATTGAAGATATTCGCGCGAAAGTAACGGAGAAGACCAAGGCCATTGTGGTCATTAATCCGAATAACCCGACGGGTGCCGTGTACTCGCGTGAAACGCTGCAGAAAATCGTGGATGTAGCGCGCGAATATAACCTGCTGATTCTGGCGGATGAGATTTATGACCGGATTCTGTATGACGGTGCGAAGCACATTTCCATCGCCTCCCTGGCCCCAGATTTGCTGACGATCACGTTTAATGGCTTGTCCAAGGCCTACCGCGTGGCCGGCTACCGCGCTGGCTGGATGGTGCTCACGGGCCCGAAGTCCCATGCGCGTGGCTTCATCGAGGGCTTGGACTTGCTGGCGGGCACGCGCCTATGCCCAAATGTGCCGGCACAGCACGCGATCCAGGTGGCGCTGGGTGGGCGGCAGTCCATTTATGAGCTCACCGGTGAGGGCGGGCGCTTGCTCAAGCAGCGGAATATTGCCTACGAGAAGCTCAATGAGATTCCCGGCGTGTCCGTGGTAAAGCCGATGGGCGCGCTGTACTGCTTCCCGCGCTTGGATCCAGAGGTCTATGAGATCCACGATGACTCGAAGCTCATGCTCGACATTCTGCGCGCCGAGAAGATCCTCATGGTGCAAGGCACCGGCTTCAATTGGCCTACGCCGGATCACTTCCGCGTGGTTACGCTGCCGTGGGCATCGCAGCTGGAGAACGCGATTGAGCGGCTCGGCAACTTCCTGGTGAGCTACCGCCAGTAG
- a CDS encoding (Fe-S)-binding protein, translating to MFGWIAIAASVPVWLYFFYRLTVLFRFIRSGGPTQLNRTDRPMARLGRVLIEVFGHTHFKGRPLVNAAHWLVMVGFLFGAIVWFEAYIQTFAPDKGWPWLGDWPVYHFIEEVLAIGTVLGICFLIGVRLKLGHTDRGSRFYNSQVFPARLVEAIVFFEGLGMLAVKAAAIATYGGGSPWADFLTMRVAGVMQASPSMVQFFALVKLLTGLVFIACIAHYFQWGVMWHRFMAFFNIFFQRNADGEKALGALPTPDLEDLEPGSWKMLLDASSCTECGRCQDLCPAWNTDKPLSPKKLMMDLRQSALDNYNPHEGLNVLAMAGTIDDDVLWSCTNCGACVDQCPVDIEHIDHVADLRRFKVLAESDFPSELTGLFKNMETKGNPWGRNASERRAWIDEARADGIEVPIIGEDAADFSDLEYLFWVGCAGAYDDKGRATTRAVVDMLHTAGVKFGVLATGETCTGDPARRAGNEFLFQVMAEQNVATLNDAFAGVPKGQRKIITTCPHCFNTIRNEYPDFDGHFDVLHHTQLLNRLVREKLLVPVPRSPENRRPVTYHDPCFLGRHNKVFDPPRELVEATGATLAEMDHNRDAAFCCGAGGARMFMEENQGKRVNEFRSEQAVATGAEQIATGCPFCNVMLTGGVKSIAPQTQVSDVALMLRDAIAPTGELPAAREKAFLDTPRREPVPEKPAPEEASNIPSTAPQAPAAPSTPAAPSAPSTPSAPQAPAAPSAPQAPSTPTAPSAASPTAPSAPQAPTTPQVAGAPTAPTAPSATKAPTAPPAPNAPGAPSANTPAPNATAVPQAPANTPAAPQAPANAPAAPAAPQAPGAPSTPNAAAVPTAPAAPKATTTPNTLQAPVAPAATSTPTTPQAPAAPSAPPTPSAPAAPNTPQAPAAPAAPAAPQAPADTPSVPKAPTAPAAPAAPSAPITPPKAPAAPQAPEEGASESKD from the coding sequence ATGTTCGGCTGGATTGCCATCGCCGCATCGGTCCCGGTGTGGCTGTACTTTTTCTACCGCCTCACGGTGCTGTTTCGGTTCATCCGCTCCGGCGGGCCCACACAGCTGAACCGTACCGACCGCCCCATGGCGCGCCTCGGCCGCGTGCTCATCGAAGTCTTCGGCCATACCCACTTCAAAGGCCGGCCGCTGGTCAACGCCGCGCACTGGCTCGTCATGGTGGGCTTCCTCTTCGGCGCCATCGTGTGGTTCGAGGCCTATATCCAAACCTTCGCGCCCGATAAAGGCTGGCCGTGGCTCGGCGACTGGCCGGTGTACCACTTCATCGAAGAGGTCCTCGCCATCGGCACCGTGCTCGGTATCTGTTTCCTCATCGGCGTGCGCCTAAAGCTCGGCCACACCGATCGCGGCAGCCGCTTCTACAACTCGCAAGTCTTCCCCGCACGCCTGGTGGAGGCCATCGTCTTCTTCGAAGGCCTCGGCATGCTCGCCGTCAAGGCCGCCGCCATCGCCACGTACGGCGGTGGCTCCCCGTGGGCTGATTTCTTGACGATGCGTGTGGCGGGGGTTATGCAGGCGTCGCCAAGCATGGTGCAATTCTTTGCCCTGGTGAAGCTGCTGACGGGCCTGGTGTTCATCGCGTGCATCGCCCACTACTTCCAATGGGGCGTGATGTGGCACCGCTTCATGGCGTTCTTCAACATCTTCTTCCAACGCAACGCCGACGGCGAGAAGGCGCTGGGCGCTCTCCCCACGCCGGACTTGGAGGACCTCGAGCCAGGGAGCTGGAAGATGCTTCTCGACGCCTCCTCCTGCACCGAATGCGGCCGCTGCCAGGACCTGTGCCCCGCATGGAACACCGACAAACCGCTGAGCCCGAAGAAGCTCATGATGGACCTGCGCCAGAGTGCGCTGGATAACTACAACCCACACGAGGGGCTCAACGTGCTGGCGATGGCGGGCACGATTGATGATGACGTCCTGTGGTCCTGTACCAACTGCGGTGCGTGCGTGGACCAGTGCCCGGTGGATATCGAGCACATCGACCACGTGGCGGACCTGCGTCGCTTCAAGGTGCTGGCGGAATCCGACTTCCCGTCGGAGCTGACCGGGCTGTTTAAGAACATGGAGACGAAGGGCAACCCGTGGGGGCGCAATGCTTCGGAGCGGCGCGCGTGGATTGATGAGGCGCGTGCCGACGGCATCGAGGTGCCGATCATCGGCGAGGACGCCGCCGACTTTTCGGACCTGGAGTACCTGTTCTGGGTCGGTTGCGCGGGTGCTTACGACGACAAGGGCCGCGCCACGACGCGCGCGGTGGTGGACATGCTGCACACTGCGGGCGTGAAGTTCGGTGTGCTGGCCACGGGCGAGACCTGTACCGGTGACCCGGCGCGCCGTGCTGGCAATGAGTTCCTGTTCCAGGTGATGGCGGAGCAGAATGTTGCCACGCTTAACGACGCCTTCGCCGGCGTCCCCAAAGGCCAGCGCAAAATCATCACGACGTGCCCGCACTGCTTCAACACGATTCGCAACGAGTACCCGGACTTCGACGGCCATTTCGATGTGCTGCACCACACGCAGCTGCTCAACCGTTTGGTGCGGGAGAAGCTGCTCGTGCCCGTGCCACGTTCCCCGGAGAATCGCCGACCCGTTACGTATCACGACCCGTGCTTCCTGGGCCGCCACAACAAGGTCTTCGACCCGCCGCGTGAGCTCGTGGAGGCGACTGGTGCAACGCTGGCGGAGATGGACCATAACCGCGATGCGGCCTTCTGCTGCGGTGCCGGTGGCGCGCGCATGTTCATGGAAGAAAACCAGGGCAAGCGAGTTAATGAATTCCGCTCAGAGCAGGCCGTGGCGACCGGAGCGGAGCAGATTGCGACGGGCTGCCCGTTCTGCAATGTCATGCTGACGGGTGGCGTGAAGTCCATCGCGCCGCAGACTCAGGTCAGCGATGTGGCGCTCATGCTGCGCGACGCCATTGCCCCCACTGGCGAACTTCCCGCCGCGCGCGAGAAGGCCTTCCTCGATACGCCCCGCCGCGAACCCGTCCCAGAAAAGCCCGCCCCGGAGGAGGCTTCCAACATCCCGTCCACCGCGCCGCAAGCACCCGCAGCGCCGAGCACGCCCGCAGCGCCATCTGCCCCCAGCACGCCGAGCGCACCGCAAGCACCCGCCGCGCCGAGCGCACCGCAGGCGCCATCAACGCCGACTGCACCCAGCGCGGCTTCGCCAACGGCTCCCAGTGCCCCGCAGGCCCCAACTACGCCTCAGGTGGCAGGAGCTCCAACTGCTCCTACGGCACCAAGTGCTACCAAAGCACCTACAGCACCGCCCGCACCGAACGCGCCCGGGGCTCCATCTGCAAACACTCCGGCACCGAACGCAACCGCTGTACCGCAGGCACCAGCGAACACACCCGCCGCGCCCCAGGCACCAGCGAACGCCCCCGCAGCACCTGCCGCACCCCAGGCACCCGGTGCACCATCGACGCCAAACGCGGCCGCTGTACCGACTGCCCCGGCGGCGCCCAAAGCTACGACAACACCAAACACACTGCAAGCACCCGTAGCTCCGGCGGCGACGAGCACGCCAACGACGCCTCAGGCACCAGCCGCCCCTTCAGCACCGCCTACGCCCAGCGCTCCTGCGGCACCAAACACACCGCAAGCACCCGCAGCTCCGGCGGCGCCCGCGGCACCGCAAGCACCCGCGGATACTCCTTCGGTGCCGAAAGCTCCGACTGCGCCAGCAGCACCCGCCGCTCCGTCCGCGCCGATTACCCCGCCGAAGGCTCCGGCTGCGCCGCAGGCTCCGGAGGAAGGGGCGTCGGAAAGCAAGGACTAG
- a CDS encoding HNH endonuclease signature motif containing protein, whose product MNLVEAHLRSQAAGIELVAGVAGLSFEQLRAWGPESVARSLLALFDVYFAPTSFTRKQARAIAAARANGHDLPTLLLIERFAGQLKKQREAWDLRVELCGIAGDEKAVARYARKRIAELNPPPAPKPGVTIRRGKELSKLTLTAPAALIEDLRPNIDEDDPVGSFTAAFREGRLARPAPQTLAVMELPEYATILGRLGDPSTPRPDSAESNAPSSAPLSCTTASSAATTPASSQPADASPSNDSDEPAIGETSGHDTTASGERTAPDLGDIVIQLSNGAKITGKELIERELAEEGLVMLVDRVKGPVELHRTQRVASEKQRIMASGEQPTCAWGRCLCGADYCQIHHIQEWRHGGETNPENLTPLCKYHNAINGLPGRGRIVRENGKVKWVPAAPRDPREPVHPHRAPRAQRIHENRQDTVSTVAVPSTSRRAQTAKPAEPPTSTRSEPGSPAPPER is encoded by the coding sequence ATGAACCTTGTAGAAGCGCATCTTCGCAGCCAGGCGGCGGGCATCGAGCTCGTCGCCGGCGTTGCGGGGCTCAGCTTCGAGCAGCTGCGGGCGTGGGGTCCGGAGTCTGTGGCACGCTCCTTGCTCGCGCTTTTCGACGTCTACTTTGCCCCCACCTCCTTCACCCGCAAACAAGCGCGCGCCATTGCAGCGGCGCGCGCTAATGGGCACGACCTGCCCACGCTGCTGCTCATTGAACGCTTCGCAGGACAGCTGAAGAAGCAGCGTGAGGCGTGGGATTTGCGCGTTGAGTTGTGCGGCATTGCTGGTGATGAAAAGGCCGTGGCCCGCTATGCGCGCAAGCGCATTGCTGAGCTCAACCCGCCGCCCGCGCCGAAGCCGGGCGTGACAATTCGCCGCGGCAAGGAACTGTCGAAGCTCACGCTCACGGCCCCGGCCGCGCTCATCGAGGACCTGCGTCCCAACATCGACGAAGACGATCCCGTCGGCTCGTTTACGGCTGCGTTTCGAGAAGGCCGCCTCGCCCGCCCCGCACCCCAGACCCTCGCCGTCATGGAGCTTCCCGAGTACGCCACAATCTTGGGCCGCTTGGGCGACCCGTCCACCCCGCGCCCCGACTCCGCAGAATCGAATGCGCCTTCCTCGGCACCTCTTTCCTGCACAACAGCGTCTTCTGCAGCCACAACTCCTGCTTCCAGCCAGCCCGCCGACGCATCACCGTCTAATGATTCTGACGAGCCTGCCATTGGAGAGACATCCGGCCACGACACCACAGCGTCCGGTGAGCGCACAGCGCCGGACCTTGGGGATATCGTGATTCAGCTATCCAACGGTGCCAAGATCACGGGCAAAGAGCTCATCGAGCGGGAGCTCGCGGAAGAAGGCCTCGTCATGCTCGTCGACCGCGTCAAAGGCCCCGTCGAACTCCACCGCACCCAGCGCGTTGCTTCGGAGAAGCAGCGCATCATGGCCAGCGGCGAGCAACCCACCTGTGCCTGGGGCCGTTGCCTGTGCGGCGCCGACTATTGCCAGATACACCACATCCAAGAATGGAGACACGGCGGCGAAACGAATCCTGAAAACCTCACCCCGCTGTGCAAATACCACAACGCTATTAACGGACTGCCGGGTCGTGGCCGCATCGTGCGGGAAAACGGCAAGGTTAAGTGGGTGCCGGCTGCTCCCCGCGATCCGCGGGAACCGGTACATCCGCACCGCGCACCACGCGCCCAGCGGATTCACGAAAACCGTCAAGACACAGTAAGCACCGTTGCGGTGCCTAGCACAAGCCGTCGCGCCCAGACCGCAAAGCCGGCCGAACCACCGACATCCACACGTTCTGAGCCGGGAAGCCCCGCCCCGCCGGAGCGCTAA
- a CDS encoding UDP-glucose dehydrogenase family protein, which produces MRMTVIGTGYLGATHAACMAELDHEVLGVDVDEHKIEALKNGRVPFYEPGLPEVLERNIVAGRLDFSTSYDDAAEFANVHFLGVGTPQAHGSYAADLTYVKSVITELVPRLKGEHIIFGKSTVPVGTAAELQQMADELAPEGTSVEIAWNPEFLREGYAVKDTITPDRIVLGVGEAGRADGESSAEEVAREVYAQPLAQNTPFIVTDLQTAELVKVSANAFLATKISFINAVSEICEIAGADVVKLADAIGYDERIGRKFLGAGLGFGGGCLPKDIRAFMARAGELGADQALTFLREVDAINMRRRDRVVDLAKQAFDGSLLGHRVTVLGCAFKPNSDDVRDSPALSVAGSLSLAGAAVTVYDPQGMENAKKVFPTLNYVASASEALKDTELVILATEWQEFRDLDPAEAGELVARRHIIDGRNVLSVDAWREAGWTVEALGRVLPAQ; this is translated from the coding sequence ATGCGTATGACTGTGATTGGTACCGGCTACCTAGGCGCGACGCACGCCGCTTGCATGGCGGAGCTCGACCACGAGGTGCTCGGCGTAGATGTTGATGAACACAAGATTGAAGCTCTCAAGAACGGCCGCGTGCCGTTCTACGAGCCTGGCCTGCCGGAGGTACTCGAGCGCAACATCGTGGCCGGCCGCCTAGACTTTTCCACCAGCTATGACGACGCCGCGGAGTTCGCCAACGTGCACTTCCTCGGCGTTGGCACCCCGCAGGCCCACGGCTCCTACGCCGCGGATCTCACCTACGTGAAGTCTGTCATCACGGAGCTCGTACCGCGCCTCAAAGGCGAGCACATCATCTTTGGCAAGTCCACCGTCCCGGTAGGTACCGCGGCAGAGCTGCAGCAGATGGCCGATGAACTTGCTCCAGAGGGCACCAGCGTGGAGATTGCCTGGAACCCGGAGTTCCTGCGTGAGGGCTACGCCGTCAAGGACACCATCACCCCGGACCGCATCGTCCTCGGCGTCGGCGAGGCAGGGCGAGCCGACGGTGAAAGCAGTGCCGAAGAGGTCGCCCGTGAGGTCTATGCCCAGCCACTGGCGCAGAACACCCCGTTCATCGTGACGGACCTGCAGACCGCCGAGCTGGTCAAGGTCTCCGCCAACGCCTTCCTGGCCACCAAGATCTCCTTCATCAACGCCGTGTCTGAAATCTGCGAGATTGCCGGTGCGGACGTGGTGAAGCTTGCCGACGCCATCGGCTACGACGAGCGCATCGGTCGCAAATTCCTCGGAGCTGGCCTGGGTTTCGGCGGCGGCTGCCTGCCCAAGGATATCCGTGCCTTCATGGCGCGTGCCGGCGAGCTGGGTGCGGACCAGGCCCTGACCTTCCTGCGCGAGGTCGACGCCATCAATATGCGCCGCCGCGATCGCGTCGTCGACCTGGCCAAGCAGGCTTTCGATGGTTCCCTTTTGGGCCACCGCGTTACCGTGTTGGGCTGCGCTTTCAAGCCCAACTCGGACGACGTCCGCGATTCGCCAGCACTCTCCGTGGCCGGTTCGCTTTCCCTAGCAGGAGCCGCCGTGACGGTCTATGACCCGCAAGGTATGGAGAACGCTAAGAAGGTGTTCCCGACGTTGAACTACGTGGCGTCGGCAAGCGAGGCGCTCAAGGACACCGAGCTGGTCATCCTCGCTACTGAGTGGCAGGAATTCCGCGACCTCGACCCGGCTGAGGCCGGCGAGCTCGTGGCCCGCCGCCACATCATCGATGGGCGCAACGTGCTCAGCGTCGATGCTTGGCGCGAGGCTGGCTGGACCGTCGAGGCGCTTGGTCGCGTCCTTCCGGCACAGTAA
- a CDS encoding DUF6230 family protein — protein MSAPLIAAVRASYLKSSPSKSVSQDSAIILRAKNSGGVVGRINVPKAAVGLVAGFAAFGVAGVAVAQGGLTANLALSGTFFNVNIRHLEGDGFSLFVDSDKKGEEDVPTARLKMEHAVASDLCLYVTTDLPAVGESTLALKAKGDNSVEATGLLVGASNIEGSLVMQDANVGIDASQLSQSADPGTWGLYAKQVSLTADDVRATSLGAKTLSAKNVGVSVERGRGNVC, from the coding sequence ATGAGCGCTCCTTTGATTGCTGCTGTGCGTGCCTCCTACCTTAAATCCTCGCCGTCTAAATCAGTGAGTCAGGATTCAGCTATCATCTTGAGGGCTAAGAATTCAGGAGGCGTTGTGGGCAGAATCAATGTTCCGAAGGCCGCAGTGGGCCTCGTTGCGGGCTTCGCAGCATTCGGAGTGGCCGGAGTTGCGGTTGCGCAGGGCGGTCTGACGGCGAATTTGGCGCTCTCGGGTACGTTCTTCAACGTCAACATTCGTCACTTGGAAGGCGATGGCTTTTCCTTGTTTGTGGATAGCGACAAGAAGGGCGAGGAGGATGTTCCCACCGCGCGGCTAAAGATGGAACACGCCGTGGCCTCGGATTTGTGTCTTTATGTCACCACTGACCTGCCTGCGGTGGGGGAGTCCACGCTCGCGCTCAAGGCGAAGGGCGATAACAGTGTGGAGGCCACTGGTCTCCTCGTTGGTGCGTCGAATATCGAGGGCTCGCTGGTCATGCAGGACGCGAACGTGGGCATCGACGCCAGTCAGCTGTCCCAGTCCGCCGACCCGGGAACGTGGGGCCTCTATGCCAAGCAGGTTTCGCTGACTGCCGACGACGTCCGTGCCACCTCCCTCGGCGCGAAGACCTTGTCAGCGAAGAACGTGGGCGTATCTGTGGAGCGGGGCCGCGGCAATGTCTGCTGA